The following proteins come from a genomic window of Nostoc sp. ATCC 53789:
- a CDS encoding patatin-like phospholipase family protein has product MSFKILALDGGGIRGVIAARMLKQVEQEIRNQGKGNFLHEYFDLIAGTSTGSILTGGIAVGKTSDELIKMYIDKGKDIFSPNRKELYKNLPSVIKSILDVFSASKYSHDGIISVLKDAYKYTRIKDVEKPIILILAYDTLYRNTTFFTNCHPDLGDRWYDDCYLWEICTASASAPTFFPPYKLEPVDKEKFGDWEFPHIDGGVSANNPCLAALSLVMRISQSSVSPEIKQKYNLNNLRLEDISILSIGTGQTGEPYQYKQISKWKGLDWVQNLTNIFMEPTSEIDSTICRQIMGGYESKRYLRLQFELNETFKPKPKETYKDPRIVLPPEERKNRFTGKKVTQEIDNTSPEIIQQLIDTTSAFIDQGLTYYTRDDSGLPIKKAIASFIREN; this is encoded by the coding sequence ATGTCCTTCAAAATTTTAGCTTTAGATGGTGGCGGTATTCGGGGAGTTATTGCAGCCCGAATGCTTAAACAAGTAGAACAAGAAATTAGAAACCAGGGTAAAGGGAACTTTTTACACGAATACTTTGACCTCATTGCTGGCACTTCTACTGGTTCAATATTGACAGGAGGGATTGCTGTAGGAAAGACAAGTGATGAACTTATTAAAATGTATATAGATAAAGGTAAAGATATCTTTTCGCCGAATAGAAAAGAACTCTATAAAAATTTGCCGTCCGTCATCAAATCAATTCTTGATGTATTTTCAGCATCTAAATATTCTCATGATGGAATTATTAGTGTCCTCAAAGATGCTTATAAATACACAAGAATAAAAGATGTTGAAAAACCTATTATCTTGATTTTGGCTTACGATACGCTATATCGCAATACAACCTTTTTTACAAACTGTCATCCCGATCTAGGAGACAGATGGTACGATGACTGTTATTTATGGGAGATATGTACCGCTTCTGCCTCTGCACCTACTTTTTTTCCGCCATATAAATTAGAACCTGTAGATAAAGAAAAGTTTGGCGATTGGGAATTTCCACACATTGATGGAGGAGTTTCTGCTAACAATCCCTGTCTTGCAGCTTTGAGTTTAGTTATGAGGATCAGCCAGTCTTCAGTATCTCCAGAAATAAAGCAAAAATATAACCTAAATAATCTGCGATTGGAAGATATTTCTATCCTTTCTATTGGCACAGGTCAAACTGGTGAACCATACCAATATAAGCAAATAAGTAAATGGAAAGGCTTAGACTGGGTACAAAATCTGACTAATATCTTTATGGAACCTACATCGGAGATTGATAGCACAATTTGCCGACAAATCATGGGTGGATACGAGTCTAAACGTTACTTGCGTCTTCAGTTTGAATTAAATGAGACATTTAAACCCAAGCCAAAAGAAACTTATAAAGATCCTCGGATTGTATTACCTCCAGAAGAGCGAAAAAACCGATTTACAGGCAAAAAAGTTACTCAAGAAATAGATAATACTAGTCCAGAGATTATTCAGCAGTTAATAGATACTACCTCGGCATTTATCGATCAAGGCCTTACGTACTATACCAGGGATGACTCTGGCTTACCGATAAAAAAAGCGATCGCTTCTTTCATTAGAGAAAACTAG
- the tsaE gene encoding tRNA (adenosine(37)-N6)-threonylcarbamoyltransferase complex ATPase subunit type 1 TsaE: protein MKIFLADTEATLHLGITLGQSLTAGSVILLEGDLGAGKTTLVQGIGKGLGIAESIVSPTFTLINEYTEGRLPLYHLDLYRLEPQEVAALNLESYWEGIEVIPGIVAVEWAERLPYKPDSYLSVSLTYGDGGTRQVELIPFNCALSEAIAAI, encoded by the coding sequence ATGAAAATTTTTCTTGCAGATACAGAGGCGACGCTACACTTAGGTATTACTCTCGGTCAATCCCTGACTGCTGGCAGTGTAATTTTACTAGAAGGTGATTTAGGCGCTGGTAAAACTACCTTAGTTCAAGGTATTGGTAAGGGTTTGGGAATTGCTGAATCTATTGTCAGTCCCACTTTCACCCTGATTAATGAGTACACAGAAGGACGGCTCCCCCTTTACCACCTAGATTTATATCGCTTAGAACCACAAGAAGTTGCAGCCCTAAATTTAGAAAGTTATTGGGAAGGTATTGAGGTCATACCAGGAATTGTGGCAGTTGAATGGGCGGAACGATTGCCCTACAAACCAGATAGTTATCTAAGTGTGAGTTTGACTTATGGGGATGGGGGTACTCGTCAAGTCGAACTTATACCATTCAATTGTGCCCTTAGTGAAGCCATTGCTGCTATCTAA
- a CDS encoding gluconeogenesis factor YvcK family protein, which yields MSIGFLRQALNALQKQSRSRTSYRVNQWFKWLSPGLSVKRWLLISIGGVLLASLGLAIWVKLTPIFWMIELFRGFLGVITNILPNYISGPLVLLGGLLLVLWGQTRTVGSITKVLRAEGGEELIDVLLAHHRLYRGPKIVVIGGGTGLSTLLRGLKTYSANITAIVTVADDGGSSGRLRQEFGVLPPGDIRNCLAALADEEKLLTELFQYRFRAGDGLTGHSFGNLFLTAMSDITGDLEQAVAASSKVLAVRGQVLPATLSDVRLWAELTDGRRIEGESSIPKAGGKIVKIGCIPANPPAVPAAIKAIKEADYIIIGPGSLYTSLIPNLLVPEIADAIAQTDAPRIYICNIMTQPGETEGYTVADHIRAIDAACGERRLFDAVLIHKKSPSEQSLIRYAEQNSHPVFLDREAVTQLGRRIVAANVLYEDETGFVRHNPQKLAQVLLRWYGRGHYGKRRSITS from the coding sequence ATGTCAATTGGTTTTCTCAGACAAGCCCTCAACGCCCTGCAAAAGCAGTCGCGTTCTCGAACTTCCTATCGGGTTAACCAGTGGTTCAAATGGTTATCCCCTGGACTATCGGTAAAACGTTGGTTGTTGATAAGTATTGGGGGTGTACTGCTGGCGAGTTTGGGGTTAGCTATTTGGGTTAAGCTGACCCCAATTTTTTGGATGATCGAGTTGTTTAGGGGTTTCCTTGGAGTAATCACCAACATCTTACCCAACTATATCAGTGGGCCTTTGGTGCTGCTTGGGGGATTGCTGTTAGTGCTTTGGGGACAAACTCGCACTGTCGGCTCAATTACTAAGGTACTAAGGGCAGAAGGCGGAGAAGAACTCATCGATGTCTTGCTGGCACATCATCGATTGTACCGAGGCCCGAAAATAGTAGTAATTGGTGGTGGTACGGGTCTTTCTACGTTGTTGAGGGGACTAAAAACCTACAGCGCTAATATTACTGCTATTGTCACTGTTGCCGATGATGGTGGATCTTCTGGGCGGTTGCGTCAAGAATTTGGAGTGTTACCACCAGGGGATATTCGCAATTGTTTGGCTGCACTAGCAGATGAAGAAAAGTTATTAACAGAATTGTTTCAATACCGTTTTCGAGCTGGAGATGGGTTAACGGGTCACAGTTTTGGCAATTTGTTTTTAACGGCAATGAGTGATATTACTGGAGATTTAGAACAAGCGGTTGCAGCCAGTTCTAAGGTGCTAGCGGTACGGGGACAAGTACTACCGGCAACTCTCAGTGATGTTCGCCTCTGGGCAGAATTAACCGATGGTCGCCGCATTGAGGGCGAGTCTAGCATTCCTAAAGCTGGAGGGAAAATTGTCAAAATTGGCTGTATTCCAGCTAATCCGCCGGCAGTGCCAGCAGCGATTAAGGCAATTAAAGAAGCTGATTACATTATTATTGGGCCAGGTAGTCTTTATACAAGTCTCATTCCTAATTTATTAGTACCAGAAATTGCCGATGCGATCGCTCAAACAGATGCCCCTCGTATTTATATCTGCAATATCATGACTCAGCCGGGAGAAACTGAAGGTTACACTGTTGCAGATCACATTAGAGCTATTGATGCTGCTTGTGGGGAAAGACGGCTATTTGATGCTGTGCTAATCCACAAAAAATCTCCCTCAGAGCAATCACTCATCCGCTACGCCGAACAAAACTCCCATCCCGTTTTCCTAGATAGAGAAGCCGTAACTCAACTAGGGCGAAGGATTGTTGCAGCTAATGTTTTATATGAAGATGAAACGGGTTTTGTCCGTCACAATCCGCAGAAACTAGCACAAGTGTTGTTGCGGTGGTACGGTAGAGGTCATTATGGAAAAAGGAGAAGTATCACGTCTTGA
- the ruvC gene encoding crossover junction endodeoxyribonuclease RuvC encodes MEKRILGLDPGLATLGFGVITCTQIANKVPETTVNMLDFGVIKTSADVEMGLRLCTLFDDLHTVMEEFQPDLVAIEKLFFYRMSSTILVAQARGVLILVLGQRRLPYVEFTPAQIKQALTGYGNADKLDVQEAVARELDLDEIPKPDDAADALAVALTASYQL; translated from the coding sequence ATGGAAAAACGAATTTTAGGATTAGATCCAGGACTGGCAACTTTAGGGTTTGGGGTAATTACCTGCACCCAAATTGCCAACAAGGTGCCAGAAACTACAGTCAATATGCTGGATTTCGGGGTAATTAAAACGTCAGCAGATGTAGAAATGGGACTGAGGCTATGTACCTTGTTTGATGATTTACACACCGTGATGGAGGAATTTCAACCAGATTTGGTTGCGATCGAGAAACTATTCTTCTATCGGATGTCAAGTACAATTTTGGTTGCACAGGCGCGGGGTGTATTAATTTTGGTGTTGGGCCAACGTCGTCTTCCTTATGTAGAGTTTACTCCGGCTCAAATTAAGCAAGCTTTAACGGGATATGGCAATGCAGATAAGTTAGATGTGCAAGAGGCGGTAGCGCGGGAGTTAGATTTAGATGAAATTCCCAAGCCAGATGATGCTGCTGATGCTTTGGCGGTGGCTTTGACGGCTTCGTATCAGTTGTAA
- a CDS encoding ankyrin repeat domain-containing protein: protein MFYSEGKPCSALLIAAYHGHKDIVELLVAAGASVHVVDGSGETPLHKASSEGHRDVVELLITNGAQIDAEAKDGCTSLYLAAWNQHKEIAQFLLDCGAVMQPEIAVMLGDVELVKHYLDSGLDVNSSLVKGLNKEESWLIAAIMGRNKNLIELLLNCGANVNQKMKSKNVSPLHRASATGCLDICKLLIAHGADVNALGEHGKTPLHLATQLGHQNITELLLDCGANVNALDGSKSSPLFEAARHYDLSLVQSLLDRGAEVNVIDDQSWTPLLRAFQQSGNDEIIRVLVMYGADVNVRALRGESPLHIAVAQRNKDMVELLLAHGAREGLE, encoded by the coding sequence ATGTTTTACTCTGAAGGAAAACCCTGTTCAGCTCTACTTATTGCTGCTTATCATGGACATAAAGATATTGTAGAATTATTGGTTGCTGCTGGTGCTAGCGTTCATGTTGTAGATGGTTCGGGTGAAACACCCTTACACAAGGCATCTTCCGAGGGACATAGGGATGTAGTCGAACTTCTGATTACTAATGGAGCGCAGATCGATGCTGAAGCAAAAGATGGCTGCACTTCTTTATACCTAGCTGCTTGGAATCAGCATAAGGAGATTGCTCAATTTCTGTTAGATTGTGGTGCGGTTATGCAGCCAGAGATCGCGGTAATGCTTGGAGATGTTGAACTAGTCAAGCACTATCTCGATTCGGGTTTAGATGTCAATTCTTCCCTTGTAAAAGGATTAAACAAAGAGGAGTCATGGTTAATTGCAGCTATCATGGGTAGAAATAAAAATCTTATTGAACTTCTCCTAAACTGTGGAGCAAACGTTAATCAGAAGATGAAATCTAAAAACGTTTCCCCACTACATCGTGCATCTGCTACAGGTTGCCTAGATATTTGTAAGCTTCTAATAGCTCATGGTGCAGATGTTAACGCTCTTGGTGAACATGGTAAGACTCCTCTACATTTGGCAACCCAGCTTGGACATCAAAATATCACAGAACTTTTGTTGGACTGTGGGGCTAATGTTAATGCCCTAGATGGATCAAAAAGTAGTCCACTCTTTGAAGCTGCCCGACATTACGATCTAAGTCTAGTGCAGTCTCTTTTAGATCGCGGTGCAGAAGTTAATGTAATAGACGATCAAAGTTGGACACCTCTGTTGCGTGCTTTTCAGCAGTCAGGTAATGATGAAATTATCAGAGTTCTTGTTATGTATGGTGCTGATGTTAATGTTCGAGCTTTGAGGGGAGAAAGTCCGCTTCATATAGCTGTTGCTCAGAGGAACAAAGATATGGTTGAGTTACTGTTAGCTCATGGTGCACGAGAAGGTTTAGAGTGA
- a CDS encoding lactate racemase domain-containing protein, protein MYSLAVTNGTLSDEQISGLVHQALADRQLDGQRILVLIPDSTRTAPIPQMFRLLHQELGKRVPALDFLIALGTHNPMSEEQINHLVGVTPKERETTFKEVRIFNHLWNEPDTFISCGVISADEIAEISRGMLHQSVEVRVNKLVTQYDLIMICGPVFPHEVVGFSGGNKYFFPGIGGQEVIDISHWLGALITSYEIIGTSGITPVRRLINRAANLISTPKLCLAMVVAPKTNQLAGLYIDKPESAWEAAAKLSDKLHITYVNQPFKQVLSVMPEMYDDIWTAAKGMYKLEPVVADGGEVIIYAPHITEFSYTHSEILSQIGYHVRDYFLKQWDKFQAYPGGVLAHSTHLKGMGTFDFIEGEQARIRVTLATGISAERCAAHNLNYRDPATIRPTEWANREDEGILLVPKAGEMLYRVKVCIES, encoded by the coding sequence ATGTATTCACTAGCTGTAACTAACGGAACACTTTCCGACGAGCAAATTTCTGGGCTAGTTCATCAAGCTTTGGCAGATCGTCAATTAGATGGACAGCGTATCTTAGTATTAATTCCAGATAGTACCCGCACTGCTCCCATACCGCAAATGTTTCGATTGCTGCATCAGGAGTTGGGTAAAAGAGTTCCGGCTCTAGATTTTTTGATCGCTCTGGGTACACATAATCCTATGAGTGAAGAACAGATTAATCACCTAGTGGGGGTGACACCAAAAGAGCGAGAGACAACCTTTAAAGAAGTTCGCATATTTAACCACCTGTGGAATGAGCCAGATACCTTTATTTCCTGTGGAGTAATTTCGGCAGATGAGATAGCAGAAATTAGCCGGGGAATGCTACATCAGTCCGTTGAAGTCAGGGTTAACAAGCTTGTAACACAGTACGATCTAATAATGATTTGCGGCCCTGTCTTTCCCCACGAAGTTGTCGGTTTTTCTGGTGGAAATAAATATTTTTTTCCTGGCATTGGTGGTCAGGAAGTAATTGATATATCCCATTGGTTAGGTGCTTTAATAACCAGTTACGAAATCATTGGTACATCGGGAATAACACCAGTTCGGCGCTTGATTAACCGAGCCGCTAACCTAATTTCTACACCGAAACTTTGCTTGGCGATGGTGGTTGCACCCAAAACAAATCAGCTAGCAGGACTTTACATAGATAAACCAGAGTCAGCCTGGGAAGCCGCCGCAAAATTATCCGACAAACTGCATATTACTTATGTAAATCAGCCTTTTAAACAAGTGCTTTCAGTAATGCCCGAAATGTATGATGACATTTGGACGGCCGCAAAAGGAATGTACAAGCTAGAGCCAGTAGTGGCTGACGGAGGCGAAGTAATTATATATGCCCCTCACATTACTGAGTTTAGCTACACACACAGTGAAATTCTGTCTCAAATTGGCTACCATGTACGCGATTATTTCCTCAAGCAGTGGGATAAATTTCAAGCCTATCCCGGTGGAGTGCTGGCTCATAGCACTCACTTAAAAGGTATGGGTACATTTGATTTTATAGAAGGGGAACAAGCGCGGATTCGCGTCACTTTAGCCACTGGTATTTCTGCTGAACGCTGTGCTGCTCATAATTTAAACTATCGCGATCCAGCTACCATTAGACCCACAGAATGGGCTAACCGTGAGGATGAAGGTATCTTACTTGTACCGAAGGCTGGCGAGATGTTATACCGTGTAAAGGTTTGTATTGAGAGCTGA
- a CDS encoding SDR family oxidoreductase — protein sequence MPDLILNKLFSLKEQVAVVTGGSGVLGGAMARGLALAGARVVVLGRNEARASAVVADITANGGESIAVLADISDRSQLEIARDKIIQRWGQIDILVNSAGGNIPAATITPDATIFDMPHAAFEEVVSLNLLGTLLPSQVFGQAMVEKKQPHGCIVNISSMSAIRVISRVVGYSAAKAGIDNFTRWLAVELAQKYGDGMRVNAIAPGFFIGEQNRDLLLNPDGSLTVRGQKIIEHTPAGRFGKPDELLSTLIWLCSSGSSFVNGVVVPVDGGFSIYSGV from the coding sequence ATGCCAGACTTAATTTTGAATAAACTTTTTAGCCTAAAAGAGCAGGTAGCAGTAGTCACAGGCGGTTCTGGCGTACTTGGTGGAGCTATGGCGCGAGGTTTAGCCCTTGCTGGAGCGCGAGTAGTCGTTCTAGGCCGCAATGAAGCACGGGCAAGTGCGGTAGTAGCTGATATTACTGCTAACGGTGGAGAAAGCATAGCTGTACTGGCAGATATTAGCGATCGCTCCCAATTAGAAATAGCCAGAGATAAAATCATACAGCGTTGGGGTCAAATAGACATCTTGGTAAACTCGGCTGGCGGTAATATTCCGGCTGCCACAATTACCCCTGATGCGACTATTTTTGATATGCCACACGCAGCCTTTGAGGAAGTAGTTAGCCTAAACTTACTCGGTACTCTACTCCCCAGCCAAGTTTTTGGTCAAGCAATGGTTGAAAAAAAACAGCCCCACGGTTGTATTGTCAATATTTCTTCTATGTCAGCTATCCGAGTGATTAGTCGAGTGGTTGGCTACTCAGCCGCTAAAGCCGGGATAGATAACTTTACTCGTTGGTTAGCCGTCGAACTTGCCCAGAAGTATGGGGATGGAATGCGAGTAAATGCGATCGCCCCAGGTTTCTTTATTGGAGAACAAAATCGAGATTTACTCCTAAATCCAGATGGCAGTTTGACCGTGCGCGGGCAGAAAATCATCGAGCATACCCCCGCCGGACGCTTCGGAAAACCGGACGAATTACTCAGTACCTTGATTTGGTTATGCAGTTCTGGTTCTAGTTTTGTAAATGGGGTAGTCGTGCCGGTAGATGGTGGATTTAGTATCTACAGTGGAGTTTAA
- the uxaC gene encoding glucuronate isomerase, producing the protein MLTKKPVLSHDRCFSPEPVQRRLAHQFFDSISALPLVCPHGHVDPALLANPAARFGSPTELFIIPDHYILRMLYSRGVPLEALGIPAHDAPAETDHRKIWQLFAEHFYLFQGTPSGLWLKDELTNVFGVDEPLNSRNAGRIYDYLEGLLALLEFSPRALFKRFNIEVLCTTDAASDNLENLRSLHEEGFTQIRPTFRPDAVVNLDAPGWRENLTKLESSIGREISSYATFVQALEERRTFFKKMGATATDQGAATPYTTRLSDQEAEAIFARALIGKLNPGDVEQFTGHIFMEMARMSVEDGLVMQMHCGVMRNHNPALFERFGSDKGADIPLNIEWTRNLHPLLSAYGNDQRFRLIIFGMDESTYSREMAPLAGHYPTILLGPPWWFHDSVNGMERYFNQVMETAGIYNTAGFNDDTRAFVSIPARHNVWRRVACNWLAGLVTRGLVDEEEGYDIARALAYDLAKSAYKLD; encoded by the coding sequence ATGTTAACCAAAAAACCGGTTTTATCTCACGATCGCTGTTTTTCTCCAGAACCAGTTCAAAGACGACTAGCCCATCAATTCTTTGACAGCATATCTGCATTACCTTTGGTCTGCCCACACGGGCACGTAGATCCAGCCCTGTTAGCTAATCCAGCAGCCCGTTTTGGTTCACCAACTGAATTATTTATTATCCCTGACCACTACATTTTACGGATGCTTTATAGTCGGGGCGTTCCTCTGGAAGCTTTAGGTATACCTGCTCATGATGCACCAGCAGAAACCGACCACCGGAAAATCTGGCAATTGTTCGCCGAACATTTTTATTTATTCCAAGGTACTCCATCAGGGTTGTGGCTCAAAGACGAACTAACTAATGTCTTTGGGGTGGATGAACCATTAAATTCTCGCAATGCTGGACGTATCTATGATTATCTGGAAGGTTTATTAGCCTTACTTGAGTTTTCCCCTCGTGCTTTATTCAAACGCTTTAACATCGAAGTGCTTTGTACTACCGATGCAGCCAGTGATAACCTAGAGAATCTGCGATCGCTCCACGAAGAAGGTTTCACTCAAATTAGACCGACTTTTCGACCAGATGCAGTAGTTAACCTAGATGCTCCTGGTTGGCGGGAAAATCTGACCAAATTGGAAAGCAGTATCGGTAGAGAAATTAGCAGTTACGCTACTTTTGTACAAGCTCTAGAAGAACGTCGCACTTTCTTTAAAAAAATGGGTGCAACAGCTACCGATCAAGGTGCAGCTACACCTTATACCACACGTCTTTCCGACCAAGAAGCAGAAGCTATCTTTGCTAGAGCATTAATCGGCAAACTGAATCCAGGAGATGTGGAGCAGTTTACCGGTCATATATTCATGGAAATGGCTCGGATGAGTGTAGAAGATGGTTTGGTGATGCAAATGCATTGTGGTGTTATGCGTAACCATAACCCGGCTCTGTTTGAGAGATTTGGATCTGATAAAGGTGCTGATATTCCGCTAAATATAGAATGGACTCGAAATCTACACCCATTATTGTCAGCTTATGGGAACGATCAGCGCTTCCGTTTAATTATTTTTGGTATGGATGAAAGCACTTACAGCCGAGAGATGGCTCCTTTAGCTGGTCATTATCCTACTATTTTGCTCGGGCCGCCTTGGTGGTTTCACGACAGCGTAAATGGCATGGAACGCTACTTCAATCAGGTAATGGAAACAGCCGGAATTTACAATACTGCTGGGTTTAACGATGATACTCGCGCTTTCGTTTCTATTCCAGCCCGTCATAATGTTTGGCGGCGGGTAGCTTGTAATTGGTTAGCTGGATTAGTAACACGGGGATTAGTTGACGAAGAGGAAGGGTATGATATAGCCCGCGCCTTAGCTTACGACCTTGCTAAAAGTGCTTACAAACTGGACTAA
- a CDS encoding LacI family DNA-binding transcriptional regulator, giving the protein MNKRRISIEDIARRAGVSHSTVSRALRDNALISPKVREEIKQLAQEMNYVPNAIAQSLQNKRTNTIGVVVTSIADPFFAEVVDGIEQIARPAGLSVLLSASHRDFEQEMAAIDTFHRRRVDGILIADSRISKQHVKQLTQIAVPTVLINSQTEDQSEIFHSVAIDDRLGARLATEHLISLGHTSIGYLGVSDRSRSNRQRLEGYQMALAEAGLPQNPDWVAISDEYDTRISDVATGQNMLSKLLTAEVTGIFCYNDMVAVGALLACQELGILVPRNLSLVGFDGIALGSYVTPTLTTVSQPMLEIGGYAMQMLLDLLEEKTVENRVLSPFLVERGSSARLIK; this is encoded by the coding sequence ATGAATAAACGAAGAATTTCAATTGAAGATATCGCTCGGAGAGCAGGTGTTTCTCATTCCACAGTTTCACGTGCTTTGCGAGATAATGCTCTCATTAGCCCAAAAGTGCGAGAAGAAATTAAGCAGCTGGCGCAGGAGATGAACTATGTGCCAAATGCTATAGCTCAAAGTTTGCAAAATAAACGTACTAATACCATTGGTGTAGTAGTAACTTCCATTGCAGATCCCTTTTTTGCTGAAGTAGTAGACGGCATTGAACAGATAGCCAGACCAGCCGGATTGAGTGTTTTGTTAAGTGCTTCACACCGAGATTTTGAGCAGGAAATGGCAGCTATTGATACCTTTCATCGCCGGAGAGTAGACGGAATCTTAATAGCCGACTCACGAATTAGTAAACAGCATGTAAAGCAGCTAACCCAAATTGCTGTACCAACAGTTTTAATTAACAGCCAGACCGAAGATCAATCGGAAATATTTCACTCAGTGGCAATAGACGATCGCTTAGGTGCGAGATTAGCCACAGAGCATTTAATAAGTTTGGGACACACCAGCATTGGTTATTTGGGTGTAAGCGATCGCAGCAGGTCAAACCGCCAGCGCCTAGAAGGATATCAAATGGCTCTTGCTGAAGCTGGTCTACCACAAAATCCTGATTGGGTTGCAATTAGTGATGAATATGATACCAGAATCAGCGATGTCGCCACTGGACAAAACATGCTATCTAAACTTTTGACTGCTGAGGTAACAGGCATCTTTTGTTACAACGATATGGTGGCAGTTGGCGCTCTTTTAGCTTGCCAAGAACTAGGTATTTTAGTACCACGAAATTTAAGCCTGGTTGGATTTGATGGTATTGCTTTAGGTAGTTATGTTACACCGACACTTACAACAGTCAGCCAGCCGATGTTAGAAATTGGTGGCTATGCCATGCAAATGTTACTTGATTTATTAGAAGAAAAAACTGTGGAAAACCGCGTTTTATCTCCTTTTCTAGTAGAGCGTGGTAGTAGTGCAAGATTAATAAAGTAA
- a CDS encoding gluconokinase — protein sequence MIIIVMGVSGSGKTTIGKLLADSLGWEFSDADSFHSPENVEKMRRGIPLTEADRMPWLQDLQAAIKHWLQENKNVVLACSALKDSYRQFLVSDSVRTKLVYLKGSYELIQIRLKERSNHYMSEKLLNSQFDTLEEPLDTISMDVAQPPQIIVQNIRTALRL from the coding sequence ATGATTATTATCGTCATGGGTGTATCTGGTTCTGGTAAAACCACTATAGGAAAACTGCTAGCAGACTCTTTAGGCTGGGAGTTTAGTGATGCTGATAGTTTCCACTCACCAGAGAATGTTGAGAAAATGCGGCGCGGTATCCCGTTGACTGAAGCTGACAGGATGCCTTGGTTGCAAGATTTGCAAGCAGCCATCAAACATTGGCTGCAAGAAAATAAAAATGTCGTGCTGGCGTGTTCGGCTTTAAAAGACAGCTATCGGCAATTTTTGGTATCGGATAGCGTTCGCACTAAGTTAGTTTACCTCAAAGGCTCTTATGAGTTGATTCAAATACGGTTAAAAGAACGTAGCAATCATTACATGAGCGAAAAACTTCTCAATAGCCAGTTTGATACTCTCGAAGAACCATTAGATACGATATCTATGGATGTTGCACAACCACCCCAGATCATTGTCCAGAATATTAGAACGGCTTTGAGACTTTAG
- a CDS encoding DUF1815 family protein — translation MFLRLAQQHQEFVQDLVMNLQALTIILERRGYSASCYTCGDQMKSASFMVSLREKHLIRFVVSDYGITWMELWDDRELMKLEGAEAIKQLQELANIIKYSHTIQLTT, via the coding sequence GTGTTTCTAAGATTAGCGCAACAACATCAAGAATTCGTTCAAGACTTGGTAATGAACCTACAAGCCTTGACAATTATTCTTGAGCGGCGTGGGTATTCTGCCTCATGTTATACGTGCGGCGACCAAATGAAGAGTGCTTCATTTATGGTTAGCCTACGAGAAAAGCATCTGATTCGTTTTGTAGTGTCTGATTACGGAATTACTTGGATGGAATTATGGGACGATCGCGAATTAATGAAGTTGGAGGGTGCAGAAGCAATAAAACAATTGCAAGAGTTGGCTAATATTATCAAGTATTCGCACACCATACAATTGACAACTTAA